One part of the Bradyrhizobium sp. CB1650 genome encodes these proteins:
- the smc gene encoding chromosome segregation protein SMC → MKITRLRLHGFKSFVEPTDFVIEAGLTGVVGPNGCGKSNLVEALRWAMGETSHKSLRAADMDAVIFAGSGNRPARNHAEVTMTIDNADRTAPAAMNDSQLLEISRRIEREAGSVYRINGRDVRARDVQILFADAATGARSPALVHQGKIGEIIQAKPEQRRRVLEDAAGVAGLHARRHEAELRLKAAETNLTRVEDVIGQLSGQMEGLKKQARQAVRYREVAAKVRKAEATLFHLRWIGAHAEVNDSGHTHDLAVREMAERTQHQAEAARIQAIRAAEMPALRDAEARAAAGLQRLTNAREMLDREEERAKERVAELERRLAQFEGDIARAQQQTMDADVALQRLDTEDAELKEEIKSRVEKRSGVDERVSEAEATLAEVEQQFAELTTSLADLTAKRNQLEANVRTHRDKLARLDQEIASVAAEEQKLAEETGGFGDLDELTAAVETAEQTLAASEAAAQASEAAHVAARQTLESSRSPLNEADKRVQRLETEARTISKIVNGETKNLWPPIIDGITVDKGFEKAIGAALGDDLDAPVDPSAPMRWTNAGVTEGDPALPEGVVPLANHVQAPAELARRLAQIGVVPRERGAELVSQLKTGQRLVSPEGDVWRWDGFVAAAHAPTGAARRLAERARLVDIENELEQARIDAQIKRQALENAEAELQMAASTEGASREAWRAAQRELNAARERHATAEREINRHAARKSALIEAHSRLAADRAEAEAAHEYAAAAITELPSSEDTETRLAAVRSDIEGHRRMAAQVRAEAQALAREAELADRRVQAILAERTEWQNRKESAGSHIDTIQARITEVSIERSDLENAPAVFAEKRSALLTEIEYAENDRRIAADALASAETAMAETDRVAKLTLEALSSAREATARAEERMEGARRRLEDIEREIRDMLEVEPQAVAGLAEIEPGAELPPLHEIEEDLEKMRRDRERLGAVNLRAEEELREVEGQHTGLVTERDDLVEAIKRLRQGIQSLNKEARERLLTSFEVVNNHFKRLFVELFGGGEAALHLIESDDPLEAGLEIIAKPPGKKPQTLSLLSGGEQALTAMALIFAVFLTNPSPICVLDEVDAPLDDHNVERYCNLLHEMTGSTDTRFIIITHNPITMARMNRLFGVTMAERGVSQLVSVSLQEAVDILDQNVA, encoded by the coding sequence ATGAAAATCACCCGCCTGCGCCTTCATGGCTTCAAATCGTTCGTTGAGCCCACCGACTTCGTGATCGAGGCCGGCCTGACCGGCGTGGTCGGACCCAACGGCTGCGGCAAGTCGAATCTGGTGGAGGCCCTGCGCTGGGCGATGGGCGAGACCTCGCACAAATCGCTGCGCGCGGCCGACATGGACGCGGTGATCTTCGCCGGCTCCGGCAACCGCCCGGCGCGCAACCACGCCGAAGTGACGATGACGATCGACAATGCCGATCGCACTGCGCCGGCGGCGATGAACGACAGCCAGCTTCTGGAAATCTCCCGCCGCATCGAGCGCGAGGCCGGCTCGGTCTATCGCATCAACGGCCGCGATGTGCGCGCCCGCGACGTGCAGATCCTGTTCGCCGACGCGGCCACCGGTGCGCGTTCGCCGGCCCTCGTCCACCAGGGCAAGATCGGCGAGATCATCCAGGCCAAGCCCGAACAGCGCCGCCGCGTGCTCGAAGACGCCGCCGGCGTCGCCGGCCTGCATGCCCGCCGCCATGAGGCCGAGCTGCGGCTGAAGGCGGCCGAAACCAACCTCACCCGCGTCGAGGACGTGATCGGTCAGCTCTCCGGCCAGATGGAAGGCCTGAAGAAGCAGGCCCGCCAGGCCGTGCGCTATCGCGAGGTCGCGGCCAAGGTCCGCAAAGCGGAAGCCACGCTGTTCCATCTGCGCTGGATCGGCGCCCATGCCGAGGTCAACGATTCCGGTCATACGCACGATCTCGCCGTCCGCGAGATGGCCGAACGCACCCAGCACCAGGCGGAGGCCGCCCGCATCCAGGCGATCCGCGCCGCCGAGATGCCGGCGCTGCGCGATGCCGAAGCCCGCGCCGCGGCCGGCCTGCAGCGGCTGACCAATGCACGCGAGATGCTCGACCGCGAGGAAGAGCGCGCCAAGGAGCGCGTCGCCGAGCTCGAGCGCCGGCTGGCACAGTTCGAGGGCGACATCGCCCGCGCCCAGCAGCAGACCATGGATGCCGACGTCGCGCTGCAGCGCCTCGACACCGAGGACGCCGAGCTGAAGGAAGAGATCAAGTCGCGCGTCGAGAAGCGCTCCGGCGTCGACGAGCGCGTCTCCGAGGCCGAGGCGACGCTCGCCGAAGTCGAGCAGCAGTTCGCCGAGCTCACCACGTCGCTCGCCGACCTCACCGCCAAGCGCAACCAGTTGGAGGCCAATGTCCGCACCCATCGCGACAAGCTCGCCCGGCTCGACCAGGAGATCGCGAGCGTCGCCGCCGAAGAGCAGAAGCTCGCGGAGGAGACCGGCGGTTTCGGCGATCTCGACGAGCTGACCGCGGCGGTCGAGACCGCGGAACAGACGCTCGCGGCCTCGGAAGCCGCGGCCCAAGCCAGCGAAGCCGCTCATGTCGCCGCGCGCCAGACGCTGGAATCCTCGCGCTCGCCGCTGAACGAGGCCGACAAGCGCGTGCAGCGGCTCGAGACCGAGGCGCGCACGATCTCCAAGATCGTCAACGGCGAGACCAAGAACCTGTGGCCGCCGATCATCGACGGCATCACCGTCGACAAGGGTTTTGAAAAGGCAATCGGCGCCGCGCTCGGCGATGATCTCGATGCGCCGGTCGATCCGTCGGCGCCGATGCGCTGGACCAATGCCGGCGTCACCGAAGGCGATCCGGCGCTGCCCGAGGGTGTCGTGCCGCTCGCCAACCACGTGCAGGCGCCGGCCGAGCTGGCGCGTCGCCTGGCGCAGATCGGCGTGGTGCCGCGCGAGCGCGGCGCCGAGCTGGTGTCGCAGCTCAAGACCGGCCAGCGGCTGGTCTCGCCCGAAGGCGACGTCTGGCGCTGGGACGGTTTTGTCGCAGCAGCTCACGCGCCGACCGGCGCCGCGCGGCGCCTCGCCGAGCGCGCCCGCCTCGTCGACATCGAGAATGAGCTGGAGCAGGCCCGCATCGACGCGCAGATCAAGCGCCAGGCACTGGAGAATGCCGAGGCCGAATTGCAGATGGCCGCCAGCACCGAAGGCGCCTCGCGCGAAGCCTGGCGCGCCGCGCAGCGCGAGCTCAACGCCGCGCGCGAGCGTCATGCCACGGCCGAGCGCGAGATCAACCGTCACGCCGCCCGCAAATCGGCGCTCATCGAAGCGCACAGCCGCCTTGCCGCCGATCGCGCCGAGGCCGAAGCCGCGCACGAATATGCCGCGGCCGCGATCACCGAGCTACCGTCGAGCGAAGACACCGAGACCCGGCTCGCCGCCGTCCGCAGCGACATCGAGGGCCATCGCCGCATGGCGGCTCAGGTCCGCGCCGAGGCGCAGGCGCTGGCGCGCGAGGCGGAACTTGCCGATCGCCGCGTGCAGGCGATCCTCGCCGAGCGTACTGAGTGGCAGAACCGCAAGGAGAGCGCGGGCTCTCACATCGATACCATCCAGGCCCGCATCACCGAGGTCTCGATCGAGCGCAGCGATCTCGAGAACGCACCAGCCGTGTTCGCCGAGAAGCGCAGCGCGCTGCTCACCGAGATCGAATACGCGGAAAACGACCGCCGCATCGCCGCCGACGCGCTCGCCAGTGCGGAAACCGCGATGGCTGAGACCGATCGTGTCGCGAAGCTGACGCTCGAGGCGCTGTCGAGCGCACGTGAGGCCACTGCCCGCGCCGAGGAGCGCATGGAGGGCGCGCGGCGCCGGCTCGAGGACATCGAGCGCGAAATCCGCGACATGCTGGAAGTCGAGCCACAGGCCGTCGCCGGTCTTGCCGAGATCGAACCGGGCGCCGAGCTGCCGCCGCTGCACGAGATCGAGGAAGATCTCGAAAAGATGCGCCGCGACCGCGAGCGCCTGGGCGCGGTGAACCTGCGCGCCGAGGAAGAGCTGCGCGAGGTCGAAGGCCAGCACACCGGCCTCGTCACCGAGCGCGACGACCTCGTCGAAGCCATCAAGCGGCTGCGGCAGGGCATCCAGAGCCTCAACAAGGAGGCCCGCGAGCGGCTCCTGACCTCGTTCGAGGTCGTCAACAACCACTTCAAGCGCCTGTTCGTCGAGCTGTTCGGCGGCGGCGAGGCGGCGCTGCACCTGATTGAAAGCGACGATCCGCTCGAAGCCGGCCTCGAGATCATCGCAAAGCCCCCGGGCAAGAAGCCGCAGACGCTGTCGCTGCTCTCGGGCGGCGAGCAGGCGCTGACGGCGATGGCGCTGATCTTCGCGGTGTTCCTCACCAACCCGTCGCCGATCTGCGTGCTGGACGAAGTCGACGCGCCGCTCGACGACCATAACGTCGAGCGCTACTGCAACCTGCTGCATGAGATGACCGGCTCGACCGACACGCGCTTCATCATCATCACGCACAACCCGATCACCATGGCGCGGATGAACCGACTGTTCGGCGTGACCATGGCCGAGCGCGGCGTCTCGCAGCTCGTGTCGGTGAGCCTGCAAGAGGCCGTGGACATCCTCGACCAGAACGTGGCTTGA
- a CDS encoding DsbA family protein, which produces MIITRRAFTTMLSLTGLAALAGLSPLRFITEAMAQTAADVAKPVSLPDMALGPADAAVTITEYASMTCPHCAAFNEQVFPKIKKEYIDTGKVRYIFREFPLDIKAAAGSMLSRCIANGDAPKYFAVTDMLFRQQNDWVTKNTTETLTRIGKQAGLTQQQVEACLKDQALLDKIAADQKYASDVLKVDSTPTFFINGEKIKGEASFEEFAKKINPLLKS; this is translated from the coding sequence TTGATCATTACCCGCCGCGCCTTCACCACGATGCTGTCGCTGACCGGGCTTGCCGCGCTCGCGGGGCTCTCGCCGCTGCGGTTCATCACCGAGGCTATGGCGCAAACCGCCGCCGATGTGGCGAAACCCGTGTCGCTGCCCGACATGGCGCTGGGCCCGGCGGACGCCGCCGTCACCATCACCGAATACGCCTCGATGACCTGCCCGCACTGTGCGGCGTTCAACGAGCAGGTGTTTCCCAAGATCAAGAAGGAATACATCGACACCGGCAAGGTGCGATACATCTTCCGCGAGTTCCCGCTCGACATCAAAGCCGCCGCCGGCTCGATGCTGTCGCGCTGCATCGCCAATGGCGACGCGCCGAAATATTTCGCGGTCACCGACATGCTGTTCCGCCAGCAGAACGACTGGGTGACGAAGAACACCACGGAGACGCTGACGCGGATCGGCAAGCAGGCCGGGCTCACCCAGCAGCAGGTCGAGGCCTGCCTGAAGGACCAGGCGCTGCTCGACAAGATCGCCGCCGACCAGAAATATGCGAGCGACGTGCTGAAGGTCGATTCCACGCCGACCTTCTTCATCAACGGCGAGAAGATCAAGGGCGAGGCCTCGTTCGAGGAATTCGCGAAGAAGATCAATCCGCTGCTCAAGAGCTGA
- a CDS encoding small ribosomal subunit Rsm22 family protein: MISPNLPSELKAALDGKLQGFSRSDAARRSSQISSTYRAGGGSGTIKSEADALAYALARMPATYAAVAASLNALIEIVPDFAPETLLDVGAGPGTASWAAAEAFPSLQAFTLLDANAPLSRLALELARDSARLADCRYLPGDAGTNLAEVPPTDIVIASYIIGELAENDRRALMEAMWAKARHALIVIEPGTPAGYARVLALRQHLITAGAYVAAPCPHEKPCPLTPPDWCHFSQRLPRSQAHRQIKGADVPFEDERFIYVALTRAPPAGRALRVLAPPDVGKVEITAKLCTSHGLAITKVPRRDKAAYADARRWRWGDAVMSES; the protein is encoded by the coding sequence ATGATTTCACCTAACCTTCCTTCAGAACTCAAGGCCGCACTCGACGGCAAACTCCAGGGCTTTTCCCGCAGCGATGCGGCGCGACGGTCGTCGCAGATCTCCAGCACCTATCGCGCGGGCGGCGGCTCGGGCACGATCAAGTCCGAAGCAGACGCGCTCGCCTATGCGCTGGCGCGGATGCCGGCGACCTACGCCGCCGTCGCCGCAAGCCTGAACGCGCTGATCGAGATCGTGCCGGACTTCGCTCCCGAAACCCTGCTCGACGTCGGGGCTGGCCCGGGCACCGCAAGCTGGGCCGCCGCGGAGGCTTTTCCGTCGCTGCAAGCCTTTACCCTGCTCGATGCCAACGCCCCGCTGAGCCGGCTGGCGCTCGAGCTCGCCCGCGACAGCGCGCGATTGGCGGATTGCCGCTACCTGCCCGGCGACGCCGGCACCAACCTCGCCGAGGTCCCGCCCACCGACATCGTCATCGCGAGCTACATCATCGGCGAGCTCGCCGAGAACGACCGGCGCGCGCTCATGGAGGCGATGTGGGCCAAGGCGCGCCACGCGCTTATCGTGATCGAACCCGGCACGCCGGCCGGCTACGCACGCGTTCTCGCGCTGCGCCAGCACCTGATCACGGCAGGCGCCTATGTCGCGGCCCCCTGCCCGCACGAAAAGCCGTGTCCGCTGACGCCGCCCGACTGGTGCCATTTCTCCCAGCGCCTGCCGCGCTCGCAGGCGCACCGGCAGATCAAGGGTGCCGACGTGCCGTTCGAGGACGAGCGGTTCATCTATGTGGCACTGACCCGCGCGCCGCCCGCGGGGCGCGCCTTGCGCGTGCTGGCGCCGCCTGATGTCGGCAAGGTCGAGATCACGGCAAAGCTCTGCACCTCACACGGCCTCGCCATCACGAAGGTGCCGCGGCGCGACAAGGCCGCGTATGCGGATGCCCGGCGCTGGCGCTGGGGCGATGCCGTCATGTCCGAAAGTTAA